In Acidobacteriota bacterium, the genomic window GGGTATCCGCCGCCGGCGCGTCACCTCCGCAAGCAAAGATCAATTCCTCGTGCTGCTGGCGCAGTTGCCGATTCAGATCGAACCCGAGCTATTTCCCGAGCACGTACAACAAGTGGTCGCATTGGCCGAGGCGTACCAACTTACCGCCTACGACGCCGCGTACCTGGAGCTCGCGCTGCGCCGGAGTGCGCGGCTGGCGACCCTGGACCGCGAACTGCGACGGGCGGCACGCCGGGCCGGCGTGAGCCTCTTGCCCGAGCGGCTCGATTAACATTGTGCCATGCAGGCAAACCCCACCAGCGCCGAGCGCCAGAACTGGATCGCCACCCAGGCGGAGCGGCTGGACCTATTTCTGCATGCGCAACTTCCGGACCAGAGCCGGGCGCGGCTGCAAGCCCAAATCCGCGCCGGCGCGGTCCGCGTCAACGGCGCGGAAGCGACACGGCCGGGAGCGGTGTTGCGGGTGGGCGATCTCATCGAAATGCAGGCGGCTGCCCTGGCGCCCGTGGCGCCGCATGCCGAAGCCGAAGCCATTCCGCTCGAGGTGTTGTACGAGGACGACGATCTGGCCGTCATCAACAAGCCCGCCGGCCTCGTGGTCCATCCCGGCGCGGGGCAGGCGCGGGGGACGCTGGTCAGTGCCCTGCTGCACCGCTATGGAAGGCTGTCCGCGGCGGGGGGCGAGCAGCGTCCGGGCATCGTGCACCGCCTCGACCGAACGACGAGCGGCGTTATCGTGGTTGCCCGCACTGATTTTACCCATCAGCAATTGAGCGCCCAGTTTCAGGCGCGCAGCGTGGTCAAAATCTATCGTGCCCTGGTGCATGGCCTCACCGCCGCCGACGGCGACATCCGCCTGCCCGTGGGCCGCGACCTGCGCCAACGCGTGCGCATGACCACCCGCCGCCCCGAGGCTCACGCCCGCAGCGCCCGCACCAGCTTCCGCCGCCTCGCAGCCTTCCCGGCGCCGCAGGACACGCCCGCGAAGTTGCGCGCGGCCTGCAGCTTCAGCGAACTGGAACTGCGGCTGTTTACCGGCCGGACGCACCAGATCCGCGTGCATCTGGCCGCTGTGGGCCATCCCGTCGTCGGCGACCGGCTCTACGGCGCCGCGGCCACCCTGGCCGGACCGGGCGCGCTCGCCGGCTGGCAGCCGCCACGGGTGATGCTCCACGCCGCCGAGCTCGAATTCACCCATCCCCGCAGCCACGAGCGCCTGCATTTCCGTGCCCCGGTTCCCGTAGAGATGGAAAACCTGCGCCTGGCCCTGCGGAGCCCCGTGCCGGATTCGGGCACCCAAGCCCCCTGCCGGGCGACACCGGCGGGCGTAGAGAGCGGGCGGCAGCGCGCAGCGAAGCCGGGTGCCCGCGATCAAGCGATGTCATAATCGGTGAAGATGCTGAAGCGCGCAGGAGCCATGTGTGCGGTGTTGATGGGTGCGGCGGCACTCGTCTGCCTGGGGCAGCAAACCAGCCCAAGCGGGCAGACCACCACCAAAACCCAAACCCCGACCATTGTCGCCAACGTCAACTCTGTGCCGCTGGTGTTTGTCGCCCTCGATAAGCATCACCACTTCGTTCCCGATCTGACCACGAAGGACATTCAGATCTACGACAACGGCAAAGTGCAACAGATCCAGCAGTTCACCTCCGAAGGCAACCTGCCGCTCCGCATCGCCGTCCTGATGGACGTCAGCCAGAGCGTCGATACCCGCTTTCAGTTCGAGCAACATGCGGCGACCGATTTCCTCCAATCGGTGCTGGTCGAAGGCCGCGACAAAGCCATGGTCGCCGGCTTCGACACTTCGCTGCATGTCGCCCAGTCGTTTACCGACAACTACGCCAAGCTGGCCATGGCGATTGGTATGCTGCGGCCCTCCGGCGGCACGGCGTTGTACGACGCCCTGTTCTATACCGCGCACAATGACTTCGGCCCGGGCTCAGGCGAAGTTGGCGCCGGTCGCAATGTCATCGTCATCATCAGCGATGGCGCCGACGACCAGAGCCGCTATAGCGAGAGCGAAGCCATCGCCATGGCGCAGGACGCGGGCGCGGTGATCTATACCATCGGCACCGAGTCCACCGGCGCCGACCCCCAAGCCGATGGCGTGCTCAAGAAATTCGCCACCGAAACCGGCGGACGCTCCTACTTTCCGATCTCCGCCCGCGATCTGGGCGGCGCCTTTCAGTCGATTTTGCAGGACTTGCGCCATCAATATGTCGTCGCCTACAGCCCCAATGACCTGGCGCCCAACGGCGAATTCCATAAGGTCATCATCAGAGTCCTGCGCAAGAACGTCACCGTCCGTACCCGCAAGGGCTACTACGCCCGCACCACCAGCGGCGCTTATTGACCCCCGTACAACCCCGCAACTCCGTCCGGCTTCTAACTATTTAGGCGGCCCAGGTCTCCGCGGCGGCGCGTTGGCGGTTCGTCGCCGCTTTCCTGTTTGACAACTGAAGTTTTTTCTGGGGAGCGGTCGCGCTCCCGGCCGCTCCCCTTTGCCGGCGCGCCGGCCGCGACGGTTCCATTTATTGTTCCGCCTGTGCCACCCTAATCCCGCAAAACCCCCGGTAAACACGCCACTTTGGGGTGCAAAGTGGCACACTTTGCGCAAAAAAAAAGAACAGCCCGCGCGACCGTGACCCACCCCCACCCCGCGCCGCCGGCTATCGCCCTTATCATTTACAAGTGACCAAACCTGGTTCCATCGTGATCGTGGGGCGTCCGAATGTGGGTAAATCCACCTTGTTCAACCGGCTGACGCGCTCGCGTCGCTCCATTGTGGGCGATGAGCCGGGGATTACCCGCGACCGCATCGAAGGCCAGGTCGAGTGGCGGGGACGGAGCTTTGGCATCACCGACACCGGCGGGCTGCTGCCCGGCGATGAAGCGGAAATTCCAGCCGCAATCTTCGCGCAAGCCCAGGTGGCCCTGAAAAGCGCCAGCGCCGTGGTGATGGTGGTCGATGGTCGCAGCGAGCTGACCGCCCCCGACATCGAACTCGCCCGGCTGCTGCGCACCAGCGGCAAGCCCGTTCTGCTGGCCGTGAACAAGATCGAAGGCCGGCGCGCGGAAAGCACAATTGGAGATTTTTATCAGTTAGGCCTCGAAGAGGTATTCCCCCTCAGCGCCGAGCACGGCGATGGCCTCGATGCCTTGCTCGACCGCGTGATCGCGCTCTTGCCCGCGGCTGCCGAAGCCGCCGCGGACGAGCCGGCGGTGCGCGAGACGCGGGTCGCGATCATCGGCCGGCCCAATGTCGGCAAATCAACCCTGCTCAATTGCCTGCTGGGCGAGGAACGCTCGATTGTCAGCCCCGTCGCGGGCACGACCCGTGATGCCGTCGATGCGGTCCTGATCCATGGCAAGACGCCGTACCGCTTCATCGACACGGCCGGCATCCGGCGCAAAGGCGCCACCCACGCCCTGGCGGAAAAGCTCAGCGTGGTCATGGCGCGCCAGCACCTCGAGCGCGCCGATCTGGCGCTGGTGTTGATCGACGGCGCCGCGCCGGAAGAAGGCGGCGTGCTCGCGCTCGATGCCACGATCGCCGGCTACGCCTTCGAGGCACAGCGTTCCTGCATCCTGGTGGTCAACAAATGGGACGCCGCGCAGGCCATGGGGCGCACCCAAAAGGAACTGGAGCAGCGGGTGCGCGAGCGCCTGAAGTTTCTGGCCTTCGCGCCCATCGTGTTCGTTTCCGCCCGCGCCGGCACAGGACTGCCGCAGCTTTTTGCCGCTATGGCGCGGGTCGCGCGCGAGCGGCGCAAACGCATAACCACGGCAGCCATGAACCGCTTTCTGGCCACGGTGGATTTTACCCGAGCCCCTGTGCCCGCTGGCCAGCGCGTGCGCATTCTCTATATGGCGCAGGTGTCACTGGCGCCGCCGCAGTTTGTGCTCTTTATCGACCGCGCGCGCCGGCTGCATTTTTCCTATCGGCGCTTCCTGGAGAATCAGATCCGGCGCGCCTTCGGCTTTGAGGGCACGCCGATTCTGCTTAAAACCCGCGCCGGCAGCCGAAAACATCAATGAATCTGCGGGATATCGCGCAAACGCACCGGCCCGCTGGTACTGACCGCTGCCGGCGCCGGGTGGTTGAGGTTGGGCAGGCCATCCCAGATGCCCGGGTCTTCCAGGCCCAGCCGCCAGACTGAATAGCCGCGCAGATGGTACTGGCTCACCAGGTCCAGCTCGGCGCGGAAGCTGCGCGCGTCCTCAACCCAGGTCACCACGCGGTGGTGACCGTAGCCGGAAATACGGTAGGCCGCCTGCAGCGTCGGGTCCCAATGCAGGTCGTCGTAAACCGAGACCGGACCGCTGCGGTGAAAGAAACGATAAATCGTGCGGTAGAACCGGTGGATGCGCCCGGCAATGCGGCGCCGCCAATAAATGCGCACCCGCCGTTGCATCCAGTCGGTCTGGTAGGTCGGAATGCCGAGCGACACTTTATCCGGCGGTGCCGATTGCAGCACATAATCCAGCACCTGCTCCACCCAGGGCGTGCTCGCCAGCGGCCCGGGCTGATTGCCGCTGCTTTCCGGATAGGCCATCACGCTCAGGAAATCGGCGCTGCGCGCCAGCGCCGCGTAGTCGTAGACCCCGGAAAAGTCGCGGTAATTGTCGCTGTAAGGATCGTTGTTGGTACGCGCCGCAACGGCGACACTCAGCTTCAGTCCATGGCGGTGCAAGGCGCCGGCCAGCTCGGCGATGAAATGCGAAAACGCCGGCCGTTCAAACGAGGGCAGGTTTTCAAAATCCACCTGCCAGCCCATGAAGTCCTGCAGGCGCGCCGTATTCACCAGGGCGCCCACCGCCCGGTCGCGCGCCGCCGGCGAACGCAGCAGCCGCTCGGCACCGATGCGCGAGAAGCCGGAGTTGATCACCAGCGGCATGACCGGCACGCCATGCGCGCGCGCAATGGTGCTCAAGGCGCCGGGCACCGAACCGCGTAGCACTCCGTAACGGTCGAGCGAAAAACTTTGCGGCGCGAAGATGCCGATGCTGTCGGCGTGCTCCAGAAAACTGCTGACCGCCTTCGACCCCGGCATGGCGTAGAACAGACCTTGGGCGGCCGGTGCGGCCGGCGCGGTTTGCGCGACCGCTGCCACCCACAGCAGCATCGGGATCAGAATGGCGCAGAAACGGCGATGAGCCACTGTGATTTCAGTGTAACAGCCCAGAGCCGCTTCTGAACCTAAGGATAAACGCCGAGACGGATGTGACTTCCAGGGGGGATCACCAGGCCGCTTAGCAAAAAGTGGCGAGCCACTCTGCAGCGATTCACTGAAGCAGGCCGGTACTGCCGCCGTGGGGGGCGGGCTCGGTGTCTTCGTCGTCGCCGGTGATCAACTCGGCGCGGCACAGCGCGCTGGCGAGGCGGATGGTGCCGCCCTCGAAAAAAAGCCGGATGGTCGGGGCGGGATCGTTCAGAAACTCGAAATAATCCAATTGTCCCGGAGGGTCCCGCTCGAAGGCGACTTCGAAGCGCGTAAGTTCACTGAAGTGCAGCGCCAGCCCGCTCACCGGCAGTGCCCGCGCTCCGCGCACCACATGCAGTGGCTCGATCGCCGCCCAGCCCAGCGTGGCGCTGGTGGGCTCGATGCCGAAGGTCAAGCCCACCAGCCGCAGGTGACGGTGCAAGTCCAGATGCACGCCCTCCACCTCGATTTCGGCGAGAGGGTGGTTGAGCGTGGGCGGCTTGAGGTTTTCGAAACGGATAGCAACGATCCTTTTAAAACGGAATGTCGTCGTCAGTGATTTCGGTCGGAGGTCCGCCGTAGCGCTCCGCCGCCGCAGGCGCGTCACTGGCAGGACCGGCTTCGGCTGCCGCATGGGCGGCACGGCCCGCGCCCTCGCCGCGACTGCCGACCATCACCATTTCACTGACCACCACTTCGGTCATGTAGTGGCGCTTGTTCTCCTTGTCTTCCCAAGAGCGGGTTTGCAGCCGCCCTTCAAGATAGACGCTGGAACCTTTGGTCAGGTATTGGTTGGCGGTTTCCGCCAGTTTTGACCAGAGCACAATGTTGTGCCACTCGGTCCGCTCCTGGAATTCACCGCTGCCTTTGTCTTTCCAGCGCTCGCTGGTCGCCAGGCTGAATTTGGTCACCGCCTGGCCGGAGGGCGTGTACTTCAACTCGGGGTCTTTTCCCAGACGCCCGAGCAGGATCACTTTGTTGACGCTACGTGACATAGATCACCTCAGATCGTACCCTTCGCCGGATACGATGTTGGGACAATTGTACCCGCGAACCCGGCGCAAGGGGATGAAGCGGCTTCCACATTTCTGTAAAATAAAAGAAGCACTTTTCCGAATTTGGTAGTGCGCTACAATCCTCTCGAAACGGGCTTTTTCGTCCGGGACACAGCTTGCAATACCTGCTTCTCCACTTCGGTTACGCGTTTCTGGTTCTCGGCCTGATCCTGGAAGGCGATGCCACGCTGGTGGCCGCCATGATCCTGGCCAGTGCCGGCGCCGAGTACTTCAGCATGCGCTGGGTGGTGGGCATTGCCATGGGCGTGACCATTGGCGGCAACGAGCTCATCTACGAAATTGGCGCCCTGGGGCGGATGCGGGGCTTGCTCGCCAACAGCCGGCACCGGCAGCGGGTGTCGCGCTGGCTGCACAACTCGCGCTCCGGGTTTTTGTCGCTGCTGTTCTCCCGCTTCATGTGGGGTTTCCGGCTGATGATCCCGTTTGCCGCCGGCATGCTCCACATCAAGCGCCGGCGCTTCTCGGTAGCCAATGCGGTCGGCGGCGCCATCTGGGTGGCCGTGCTCGCCTATTTCGGCGTGGCCATCGAACAGTTGTTTGAGCTGCTGCACAACGATCTGCTGCGTTACCAGTCCCACATCGCGGTGGCGCTGTTCCTGGTGGGCGTCGTGATTGGCCTGGCCACCATTCCCTGGCAGATTGTGCGCCGCAGCCGGAAGAAACAGCGCACGACTGCAGCCCTGCGACTGGCAAAGCGCCGGATCGTCCTGCCGCCCCGGCCGGCAGCCAAACCGCCAGTCCCGGCCGTCCCGGCTGGCTGGGTGCAGCCGCGGGAAGCCGCGCCGCCGCCACCGCCCAATTGACGCCTTCCTATCCTATTGATTAAACTCAGCTTAGATGATCAAACTGGACCTCATTCAAGCCGTGGTTGCGCGCACCGGCCTGAGCAAGGCGGACGCGGAAAAGGCCGTCGAAGCCGTGTTCGGACGCATGAAGATGGCGCTCGAGCAAGGCGAGCGCATCGAGCTGCGCGGCTTCGGCGTGTTCAGTATCCGTCCTCGCAAGACCGGCGTGGGACGTAACCCGCGCACCGGCGCCGAAGTGGCGATTATGCCGGGCAAGTCAATTCGCTTCCGCCCGGGCAAGGAAATGAGCGCCATCGACTGACGCGCGGCAGCATGCGCGTTCCGGACGAAGACAGCGACGGAGAAGAGGCGGTTCCCGCGCCGGTGGCGGCAGCTTGGAGGAGCCCTGAGCGCCAGCAGGCGGACCCTGCCGGGAATCGAAGCCCGCACTCCAAGCGACCATCGGGAGCGACCAGGGCAATAAGTGGCGAGCCACCATTTTGGGCGATGCCTTGGTGGCAGGTGCCGCGCACCGAGCGCTGGCGCCCGCCGTGGCCAAGCTGGACGTGGGCCGCGCCGCTGTTTGTCGTTACTCTGATCACCACCACCGTAATCGGTGCGCGGCTGCAGTTCGATTTCGCGCGTGGACTGCCTGCTTATTACACCAACAACGATCTGTGGCCCTTCGGCTGGGTGTGGCGCCATCCGGCGGAGTTCTGGACCGGCTTCGCCTTCAGCCTGGCGCTGATGGCGATTCTGCTGGCGCACGAGTTGGGACACTTCCTTGCCTGCCGCTACTACCGGCTCGATTCGACGCTGCCCCTGTTCATGCCGGCGCCCACGCTGATTGGGACGTTGGGCGCGTTTATCAAGATCAAAGCGCCCTTTCATGACCGGCGCGAAGTCTTTGACATCGGCATTGCCGGACCACTGGCAGGGCTGGCGCTTACGTTGCCGCTGCTCTGGTACGGCATGGCGCACTCCCAGGTGCTGACCGCGGCGCAGGCGCCGTTGTTCCAGCATCAGTTCCTGCATTTCGGCTGGCCGCCGCTGGTCGCGTGGTTCGCCGCCTGGCTGCATCCCGGCGTGCCGTTGAGCCTGATTGCGCTGTCGCCCATCGCGCGCGCCGCGTGGCTGGGCTTGTTCGTCACCATGTTGAATCTGATCCCCGGCGCGCAGCTCGATGGCGGGCATATCTTGTATGCCTTGCTGCCGCGACTGCATCGTGGGATCTCCTGGATCGCGATGCTGGCGCTGTTTGCCGCGGGCTGGTTCTACTGGCCGGGCTGGTACTTTTTTGCGGTCTTCATCGCGGTGATGCGTGTGCGGCATCCGTTCGTGCCGGAAGTCGCGCCGCTCGGCCGCGGACGCGCGGCGCTGGCGATTCTCTGCCTGCTGGTGTTCGTGGTGACGTTTGTGCCGATGCCGCTGTTTACCTAGAGGTTCAGGGGATCGACGTCGAGGGTGAGGGCGGTGGCGGGAAAGTTTCGGGCGCGGGCAAAGGCGCGGAGCTCAGCCAGCAAGGCGTGGAGCGAGCGGCGGGATTCGGCTTTGAAGAGAAACTGAAAGCGATAGGCGTTTTTGGCGCGGGCCAGCAGCGCCGGTGAGGGCCCGAGAATGCGGATCGCGGGATAAGCGGCGGCGTGCTCGCGCAGAAATTGCCCGGCTTGCGTAGCGTAGGCCAGCACGCGGTCGTAGTCCCGGTGGCGGAGTTGTGCGACGGCGAGGGCAGCGAAGGGCGGGTAATGGAGCCAGCGGCGGAAGTTGGCTTCCTTCTCGTAAAAGGCGGCGAAATCGCCCGTTACGGCGGCTTCCACGGCGTAATGGCCGGCGTGAATGACCTGCAGCAGGACTTCGCCGGGTTCGGCGCCGCGGCCGGCGCGGCCGGCAACCTGCGTCAGCAACTGGAACGTGCGCTCCGCGGCGCGGAAATCGGGAAACGCCAGCCCCAGGTCGGCGTGAAGCACGCCCACCAGCGTGACACCGGGCAAATCGTGGCCCTTGGCGATCATCTGCGTGCCCACGAGAATGTCGAGCGCGCCCGCGCGGAATTTCGCCAGTGTCTGCTCGAAGTGGCGGCGGCTGCGGGCGGTGTCGCGGTCGAGCCGGGCAATGCGGGCCATGGGCCAAAGCGCCACCAGCGTCTCTTCGACTTTTTCGCTGCCGGAGCCGACGAAATACAAGTGCTCGCTGCCGCACGCCGGGCAAGTTTTGGGCGGTTCGACACTATAGCCACAGAGGTGGCAGAGCAGGCGCGCCGCACGTTTGTGATACGTCAATGCCAGCGAGCAGTCGCGGCACATGACGCTCGCGCCACAGGCGCGGCAGAGGACCACTGGGGCAAAACCGCGGCGATTGATAAGCAGCAGCGACTGCTGGCCGCGCTGCAGGCGATCCTCGATGGCCGCGC contains:
- a CDS encoding PIN domain-containing protein; its protein translation is MTAVIDASLALAWYFPDESSALAEAVLRHLEGAALFVPALWASEIANGIVVGIRRRRVTSASKDQFLVLLAQLPIQIEPELFPEHVQQVVALAEAYQLTAYDAAYLELALRRSARLATLDRELRRAARRAGVSLLPERLD
- a CDS encoding RluA family pseudouridine synthase → MQANPTSAERQNWIATQAERLDLFLHAQLPDQSRARLQAQIRAGAVRVNGAEATRPGAVLRVGDLIEMQAAALAPVAPHAEAEAIPLEVLYEDDDLAVINKPAGLVVHPGAGQARGTLVSALLHRYGRLSAAGGEQRPGIVHRLDRTTSGVIVVARTDFTHQQLSAQFQARSVVKIYRALVHGLTAADGDIRLPVGRDLRQRVRMTTRRPEAHARSARTSFRRLAAFPAPQDTPAKLRAACSFSELELRLFTGRTHQIRVHLAAVGHPVVGDRLYGAAATLAGPGALAGWQPPRVMLHAAELEFTHPRSHERLHFRAPVPVEMENLRLALRSPVPDSGTQAPCRATPAGVESGRQRAAKPGARDQAMS
- a CDS encoding VWA domain-containing protein, whose translation is MLKRAGAMCAVLMGAAALVCLGQQTSPSGQTTTKTQTPTIVANVNSVPLVFVALDKHHHFVPDLTTKDIQIYDNGKVQQIQQFTSEGNLPLRIAVLMDVSQSVDTRFQFEQHAATDFLQSVLVEGRDKAMVAGFDTSLHVAQSFTDNYAKLAMAIGMLRPSGGTALYDALFYTAHNDFGPGSGEVGAGRNVIVIISDGADDQSRYSESEAIAMAQDAGAVIYTIGTESTGADPQADGVLKKFATETGGRSYFPISARDLGGAFQSILQDLRHQYVVAYSPNDLAPNGEFHKVIIRVLRKNVTVRTRKGYYARTTSGAY
- the der gene encoding ribosome biogenesis GTPase Der; amino-acid sequence: MQSGTLCAKKKNSPRDRDPPPPRAAGYRPYHLQVTKPGSIVIVGRPNVGKSTLFNRLTRSRRSIVGDEPGITRDRIEGQVEWRGRSFGITDTGGLLPGDEAEIPAAIFAQAQVALKSASAVVMVVDGRSELTAPDIELARLLRTSGKPVLLAVNKIEGRRAESTIGDFYQLGLEEVFPLSAEHGDGLDALLDRVIALLPAAAEAAADEPAVRETRVAIIGRPNVGKSTLLNCLLGEERSIVSPVAGTTRDAVDAVLIHGKTPYRFIDTAGIRRKGATHALAEKLSVVMARQHLERADLALVLIDGAAPEEGGVLALDATIAGYAFEAQRSCILVVNKWDAAQAMGRTQKELEQRVRERLKFLAFAPIVFVSARAGTGLPQLFAAMARVARERRKRITTAAMNRFLATVDFTRAPVPAGQRVRILYMAQVSLAPPQFVLFIDRARRLHFSYRRFLENQIRRAFGFEGTPILLKTRAGSRKHQ
- a CDS encoding single-stranded DNA-binding protein; translated protein: MSRSVNKVILLGRLGKDPELKYTPSGQAVTKFSLATSERWKDKGSGEFQERTEWHNIVLWSKLAETANQYLTKGSSVYLEGRLQTRSWEDKENKRHYMTEVVVSEMVMVGSRGEGAGRAAHAAAEAGPASDAPAAAERYGGPPTEITDDDIPF
- a CDS encoding DedA family protein, translated to MQYLLLHFGYAFLVLGLILEGDATLVAAMILASAGAEYFSMRWVVGIAMGVTIGGNELIYEIGALGRMRGLLANSRHRQRVSRWLHNSRSGFLSLLFSRFMWGFRLMIPFAAGMLHIKRRRFSVANAVGGAIWVAVLAYFGVAIEQLFELLHNDLLRYQSHIAVALFLVGVVIGLATIPWQIVRRSRKKQRTTAALRLAKRRIVLPPRPAAKPPVPAVPAGWVQPREAAPPPPPN
- a CDS encoding integration host factor subunit beta; translation: MIKLDLIQAVVARTGLSKADAEKAVEAVFGRMKMALEQGERIELRGFGVFSIRPRKTGVGRNPRTGAEVAIMPGKSIRFRPGKEMSAID
- a CDS encoding site-2 protease family protein — encoded protein: MPWWQVPRTERWRPPWPSWTWAAPLFVVTLITTTVIGARLQFDFARGLPAYYTNNDLWPFGWVWRHPAEFWTGFAFSLALMAILLAHELGHFLACRYYRLDSTLPLFMPAPTLIGTLGAFIKIKAPFHDRREVFDIGIAGPLAGLALTLPLLWYGMAHSQVLTAAQAPLFQHQFLHFGWPPLVAWFAAWLHPGVPLSLIALSPIARAAWLGLFVTMLNLIPGAQLDGGHILYALLPRLHRGISWIAMLALFAAGWFYWPGWYFFAVFIAVMRVRHPFVPEVAPLGRGRAALAILCLLVFVVTFVPMPLFT